One genomic segment of Mastomys coucha isolate ucsf_1 unplaced genomic scaffold, UCSF_Mcou_1 pScaffold22, whole genome shotgun sequence includes these proteins:
- the Cdk10 gene encoding cyclin-dependent kinase 10 isoform X1 — MAEVDPESDQIRLKCIRKEGFFTVPPEHRLGRCRSVKEFEKLNRIGEGTYGIVYRARDTQTDEIVALKKVRMDKEKDGIPISSLREITLLLRLRHPNIVELKEVVVGNHLESIFLVMGYCEQDLASLLENMPTPFSEAQVKCIMLQVLRGLQYLHRNFIIHRDLKVSNLLMTDKGCVKTADFGLARAYGVPVKPMTPKVVTLWYRAPELLLGTTTQTTSIDMWAVGCILAELLAHKPLLPGTSEIHQIDLIVQLLGTPSENIWPGFSRLPLAGQYSLRKQPYNNLKHKFPWLSEAGLRLLNFLFMYDPKKRATAGDCLESSYFKEKPLPCEPELMPTFPHHRNKRAASAATEGQSKRCRP, encoded by the exons ATGGCGGAGGTGGACCCGGAGTCAGATCAGATCCGACTGAAGTGTATCCGTAAGGAAGGTTTCTTCACCGTGCCTCCAGAACACAGG CTGGGAAGATGCCGAAGCGTTAAGGAGTTTGAGAAGCTGAACCGAATTGGCGAGGGCACCTATGGCATTGTGT ATCGGGCCCGGGATACTCAGACAGATGAAATTGTTGCCCTGAAGAAGGTGCGGATGGACAAAGAGAAAGATG GCATCCCCATCAGCAGCCTGCGTGAAATCACGCTGCTCTTGCGTCTCCGCCATCCGAACATTGTGGAGCTGAAGGAGGTGGTTGTGGGCAACCACTTGGAGAG CATCTTCCTGGTCATGGGTTACTGTGAACAAGATCTGGCCAGCCTATTGGAAAATATGCCAACACCCTTCTCGGAGGCCCAG GTTAAATGCATCATGCTACAGGTGCTTCGTGGCCTTCAGTACCTGCACAGGAACTTCATCATCCACAG GGACCTGAAGGTGTCCAACTTACTCATGACAGACAAGGGTTGTGTAAAGACAG CCGATTTTGGCCTGGCTCGGGCCTATGGTGTTCCAGTAAAGCCAATGACTCCCAAGGTTGTTACCCTTTG GTACCGAGCCCCAGAGCTGCTGCTTGGAACTACTACCCAGACTACCAGCATTGACATGTG GGCTGTTGGCTGCATCCTGGCAGAGCTGCTGGCCCATAAGCCCCTTCTCCCTGGCACTTCGGAGATCCACCAGATTGACTTGATTGTACAGCTGTTGGGGACACCGAGTGAGAATATCTGGCCG GGTTTCTCCAGGCTGCCGCTGGCTGGCCAATACAGCTTGAGGAAACAGCCCTACAACAACCTCAAGCACAAGTTCCCGTGGCTCTCGGAGGCCGGACTTCGTCTGCTCAATTTCCTTTTCATGTATGACCCTAAGAAAAG GGCAACAGCAGGAGACTGCCTGGAGAGTTCCTACTTCAAGGAGAAGCCCCTGC CCTGTGAACCGGAGCTCATGCCTACCTTCCCCCACCACCGCAATAAGCGTGCTGCCTCGGCTGCCACTGAGGGGCAAAGCAAACGATGCCGGCCCTGA
- the Spata2l gene encoding spermatogenesis-associated protein 2-like protein translates to MGSSSLSEDYRLCLERELRRGRAGVCGDPSLRAVLWQILVEDFDLHGALQDDALALFTDGLWGRADLAPALQDLARAFELLELAAVHLYLLPWRKEFTTIKTFSGGYVHVLKGVLSEELLTRSFQKMGYVRRDNHRLMVTTPPPACQLVQVALGCFALRLECEILGEVLTQLGTSVLPAEELLRARRASGDVASCVAWLQQRLAQDEEPPPLPPRGTPASYGAPVDLYQDLQEDESSEASLYGEPSPGLDSPPVELAYRPPLWEQSAKLWGSGGQPWEPPADDMHLHRASSPPYGALEEEVEPEPSAFSFLSLRRELSRSGDLGPPESPSSPGQASPRHRQAEGSASSAYGPAVEPLSYQAHSCLTPGNLPTLCCDTCRQLHATHCTALSACRPTHSLRILLGDNQRRLWLQRAQVDTLLYDSPGAHP, encoded by the exons ATGGGTAGCAGCTCGCTGTCAGAGGACTATCGCCTGTGCCTGGAGCGCGAGCTGCGGCGCGGCCGCGCGGGGGTATGCGGCGACCCCTCGCTGCGCGCGGTGCTCTGGCAGATTCTGGTGGAGGACTTCGACCTGCACGGGGCGCTACAGGACGATGCGCTGGCGCTGTTCACTGACGGCCTGTGGGGGCGGGCTGACCTGGCACCAGCCCTCCAAGATCTGGCCCGCGCCTTCGAGCTCCTAGAGCTGGCCGCTGTGCACCTGTACCTGCTGCCCTGGAGAAAGGAGTTCACCACTATCAAG ACCTTCTCAGGGGGCTATGTGCATGTGCTGAAGGGTGTACTCTCTGAGGAGCTCCTGACTCGAAGCTTCCAGAAGATGGGCTACGTGCGCAGGGACAACCACCGCCTAATGgtgaccaccccaccccctgcctgccAGCTGGTGCAGGTGGCCCTAGGCTGCTTTGCCCTTAGGCTGGAGTGTGAGATCCTAGGTGAGGTACTGACTCAGCTGGGTACCAGCGTGCTACCGGCTGAGGAGCTGCTCCGAGCTCGACGGGCTAGTGGGGATGTAGCCTCCTGTGTAGCCTGGCTGCAGCAGCGGCTGGCCCAAGATGAGGAGCCACCACCCCTGCCCCCTCGGGGCACACCTGCCTCTTATGGGGCCCCAGTGGACCTGTATCAGGACCTGCAAGAAGATGAGAGCTCAGAAGCCAGTCTGTATGGTGAGCCTTCCCCAGGGCTGGACTCACCTCCTGTGGAACTGGCTTATAGGCCACCACTCTGGGAGCAGAGTGCCAAACTATGGGGTTCTGGAGGCCAGCCCTGGGAACCGCCAGCTGATGATATGCATCTGCATCGGGCCAGTAGCCCACCATATGGGGctctggaagaggaggtggagccagaaccctctgctttctccttcctctctctacgCCGTGAGCTGAGTCGGTCAGGGGACTTAGGTCCCCCTGAATCCCCTTCAAGCCCTGGGCAGGCCAGCCCCCGACACAGGCAAGCAGAAGGATCAGCATCATCGGCCTATGGGCCTGCTGTTGAGCCTCTGAGCTACCAGGCACACAGCTGCTTGACCCCTGGCAACCTACCCACCCTTTGCTGTGACACTTGCCGCCAGCTCCACGCTACCCACTGCACTGCCCTATCTGCCTGCCGCCCGACTCATTCACTGCGCATACTTCTCGGTGACAACCAGAGACGCCTGTGGCTGCAACGAGCACAGGTGGATACCCTGCTCTATGACAGTCCTGGAGCCCATCCTTAG
- the Cdk10 gene encoding cyclin-dependent kinase 10 isoform X2: MDKEKDGIPISSLREITLLLRLRHPNIVELKEVVVGNHLESIFLVMGYCEQDLASLLENMPTPFSEAQVKCIMLQVLRGLQYLHRNFIIHRDLKVSNLLMTDKGCVKTADFGLARAYGVPVKPMTPKVVTLWYRAPELLLGTTTQTTSIDMWAVGCILAELLAHKPLLPGTSEIHQIDLIVQLLGTPSENIWPGFSRLPLAGQYSLRKQPYNNLKHKFPWLSEAGLRLLNFLFMYDPKKRATAGDCLESSYFKEKPLPCEPELMPTFPHHRNKRAASAATEGQSKRCRP; this comes from the exons ATGGACAAAGAGAAAGATG GCATCCCCATCAGCAGCCTGCGTGAAATCACGCTGCTCTTGCGTCTCCGCCATCCGAACATTGTGGAGCTGAAGGAGGTGGTTGTGGGCAACCACTTGGAGAG CATCTTCCTGGTCATGGGTTACTGTGAACAAGATCTGGCCAGCCTATTGGAAAATATGCCAACACCCTTCTCGGAGGCCCAG GTTAAATGCATCATGCTACAGGTGCTTCGTGGCCTTCAGTACCTGCACAGGAACTTCATCATCCACAG GGACCTGAAGGTGTCCAACTTACTCATGACAGACAAGGGTTGTGTAAAGACAG CCGATTTTGGCCTGGCTCGGGCCTATGGTGTTCCAGTAAAGCCAATGACTCCCAAGGTTGTTACCCTTTG GTACCGAGCCCCAGAGCTGCTGCTTGGAACTACTACCCAGACTACCAGCATTGACATGTG GGCTGTTGGCTGCATCCTGGCAGAGCTGCTGGCCCATAAGCCCCTTCTCCCTGGCACTTCGGAGATCCACCAGATTGACTTGATTGTACAGCTGTTGGGGACACCGAGTGAGAATATCTGGCCG GGTTTCTCCAGGCTGCCGCTGGCTGGCCAATACAGCTTGAGGAAACAGCCCTACAACAACCTCAAGCACAAGTTCCCGTGGCTCTCGGAGGCCGGACTTCGTCTGCTCAATTTCCTTTTCATGTATGACCCTAAGAAAAG GGCAACAGCAGGAGACTGCCTGGAGAGTTCCTACTTCAAGGAGAAGCCCCTGC CCTGTGAACCGGAGCTCATGCCTACCTTCCCCCACCACCGCAATAAGCGTGCTGCCTCGGCTGCCACTGAGGGGCAAAGCAAACGATGCCGGCCCTGA